In the Synergistaceae bacterium genome, GCTCTTCAGGTTCACAAGAATGGGGGCTCTCAGGTTGGCCGTGGTGTCCCAGGGCGCCGACTCCGGAATCGAAACGACGATCAGGAGCACCAGATCTCCCACGTTTCGGGACCCCACAAGGTCCAGGTCGTCCTCCGGAATTTTGGCGTTGTAGTCGGCCATGACCGCGTCCGGAGTCGTCACGGGAAGAGCCAGATCTCCGTCGTCAACGCTTTGCAGCCACTTGATGGCATTGTCCTCTTCTCCCGCCAGAATCCAGCTGAGATTCTTCTCAAACGCGGGAATCCCCCGGGGAAAGAAAAGAACGTCCTCCTCCGAATATGAAATCTCCCCAAAACGCGAGGTACTTACTGTCGTGACCGTTTGCGACATATTCAACTTCGCCTTTCTTAATATCAGCGTAAAAAGTCCAGCAGCGTCGGCTGCACAATCTGGGCGATGACCCCAAGGGTTGCCTGATAAAGGGTCTGAGCCAGCATCAATTCCGTCGTTATCTGCGTAATGTCCACCTTCGCCAGGTTCTGGTAGGTTTCACTCAGGGTGATCTCATCCAGCTCCATGCGTTCTATATTGCTCTCATACCTTACCTGCAGAGCGCCGTTGGTGGACTGTATCCTCAGCAGGCTGTCGAGAAAACTGTCGATCTGGGGCAGCAGTTTGTCCAGAAGTCCGTCTCGGTTCTCCGACCGGATGGCCGCCGCGATGTTGTCGAGAACGCCAAAAAAGTTCTGCTTCGTCACGTTGGACCCCGACCGGGTGGTGACGTTCTGCATGTAGTTGCTGTTGGTCGGTGAAACGCGGTCCGGGATGCTGGCGTTGTTGTTGAGGGGATTGTCGAGATCGTAGCCGCCCCGATACTGGTTGGTCGTCGCCGCTGTGCCCGTAAAGAAGTTTGAAACGTCCGTGGCGGCGGGAGCGTTGGGGCCTCCAATCTCGATTCTGTAGCCCCTTGGAGACCAGAGAACGAACATTCCGTCCTCGTTGAGCTCCGCCTTCACGTCGTAGTCCTGCATCCGGGAGTTGATGGTGGCCACCAGGTCCTCCGCGTCCATCACGCCGTTGTTGTTGATGTCCCGCATGGAGGTCAGGTCGATGGTGTGGGTGTACCCGTCCACGGTGATGCTGAAGGTCAGCCCCGTCGATGGAGTTCCCACGGGGATGTTCCATACCGTCAGATCCAGATCCCCGTTGACGTCGAAAAAGGTTTTATCGCCCTGGATGCCCGTCTCCATCATGAGCTTGTCCTGAGCCACCGTGCCCGTGACGTCGATGACGTTCACCGCCGAGCCGTCTTTGGCCGCGATGGCGACGATGGGGTTGTCCCCCTGCTGTCCGTTGATCGAGCCCATTCTCGGGTCGAAGTAGTTGACGTAGAGCCAGTCCCCCGCCTGGTTGCGCAGGCGGTCCATAATGTCCTTGGCCGTGTCGGTGGCCACGACGTCGATCACCACGCTTCGCCCTCCCGTCGTTTCGAAGCGAATGGCCCCGGTCACCCCCATGGGCTCGTCGTCCGTCACCGGAAGCAGACTGGTGATGCCCCCATGAATGCCCATCTGCGCGGCGATACCCGCCGTGTAGGTGTTCCAGTTGGGGTCGGAGATCGGCAGATCCACCACCTCGAAGGGCTCTCCCGTAACGGAAACCAGAGAGGCGGAGTCCGGCAGGGCCTTTCCATTGGCGTCCACGGGAATGACGACCTTCAGCATCTCGTATCCCGCCTGGGCGTTGGTCTGGTCCGCTATCTGCTGCATGACCTTGACGCGGCTGATGGTGCCGTCGGCGTTCTTTATCTCACTGGGAACCAGCCGGATGTCGAAGGCCATTCCGCAGGTTTTCTGCACCCGAACCATCGCCGGCAGGTTGTCGTCCACGCAGGGGGCCCCCGGCAGGACAATGTTGTCCACGCCCATGTCAGGATCCGTGCGAAGGGCCAGAGAAAGGCCCATTTCCTCGGCGTAGCGGCTTGCGTTCATATCCATGAAGACGACGGGCTGACCCTCCGTGCTGCGAATCACCAGACGGCTGGTGGCCTCCTCAAAGTTGTAACTCGTCCCCAGACCGTCCTCCGTGTCGTCCATGTTCAGCTGACTGGTCCGGGAAACGTCCACCGTGACCTCCAGCCACCCCGCGCCGGCGTTTTTCAGCCGGTCGGCCAGCTGCTCCATGGTGTACTGTCCGGGAGGCAGCTTGATGTCGAAGACTCTGGAGCCGCTCATGACGCGCCAGTGCAGCTCGCTGGTGACGTTGAGCGTCTGCCCCTGCTTGAACTGCACGCTTTTCAGGGCGGTCTCCATGCCCAGGTAATCGAACACGTCCATATGGCTGTGATCCACCTGGCGGGTTTCCGCTTCCGACGCGATTTCCCCCGTCACCACGCCCGTATTGGGGTCCGTGGAGGTGGTGAAGTCGAACAGCACGAGAGCCTCTCCCTCGCCCCGAATGATCAGAGAGGGATAGTGGACGTTCTCCGTGGCGGCGTCCACGTCCAGCGGGTCCTCGGGCAGGTTCCCGATCCTCTGCGCCACGACCACGAGCTGATCCCCGTCCGCCGAGGTGCGGGCGTAAACGCCCTCAATGGCGTTGATGCGGTCGGCAATCGTCGTCAGATTGTCGCCGGCGTTGATGTAAACCTTTATGGGGTGGTTGTCCCCAATCTGAATCGAAAGAGAGCTGGTGGAGCTGTTGATTCCTCCTGCGTAAGCCGGCCCAAAAAGCTCCGTCATACCCTGGGCCGTGCCCGTTACGGCAATCGTGTCCATGTCGGAATGCAGCACCAGACGCCCCGACTCCACCGCGGCGAAGGGCTCTCCGTTGGACGTCGCGATTTTTGAATTGATGTCGCTCACCAGATCGGTGATGGAGTTGTAATTGCTGAGGGTGAAGTTTTGCGGCGCGCCGCCGCTCAGGCTGATGGAGATCGTCCCGCCGGCCGCCGTGCCCTTCCAACCCAGCGTGCTGACCGACCCCATGAGGCCGTTTCCGGAGGAGGGGTTGGTCGTGCTGTTCCAGTTCGGAATCCCCAAAATCGTCTCTCCGGTCACGGTCTGAGGCATGGCGATGTAATCCGTGGTGGGCCAGCCCGTCACGTAGATCGGCTCTCCCGTCACGCTCTCGAACAGGAGGCGCTGCTGACCGGAATCGTAATTTTTTTCGACTTTGGCCTTCACCAGCATATCGGCGCCCTGCTCCGTCAGAGCGCGATTGACGAGGGTCGCCAGGTCGTCCAGAGAAAGGCCGCTCACCTCGTCCGGGTCCCGGAACTGGTTGTAATCCGTCGGCTTCGTAGTGCCCGTGGTCACCTCGTCAATCCATTCCTCGGGGATAAACACGGACAGCGTCCTGTCTCCCACCGTGATCTGCACTTTTTCCTCCCGGCCCGTCCAGGACCAGTCCAGAGGCACGTACTCGCTGCAGATAAAATAAGAATTGGAGTCGCTGGGCAGAATTTCCGCGCCGGTGAAGGAGACGTCCCCGAGAACGCCCTGTTCAATCATATAGCGCATTCTCTCGTCCGAGCCCGTATAGCGGACGTTGCCGTTGGCGTCCCTTACAAAGGGCGGGGTCGTGGTGTCCG is a window encoding:
- the fliW gene encoding flagellar assembly protein FliW; translated protein: MSQTVTTVSTSRFGEISYSEEDVLFFPRGIPAFEKNLSWILAGEEDNAIKWLQSVDDGDLALPVTTPDAVMADYNAKIPEDDLDLVGSRNVGDLVLLIVVSIPESAPWDTTANLRAPILVNLKSRRAVQVIALNEEYPIRCPVFPEDVRENMKLSATMKEGV
- the flgL gene encoding flagellar hook-associated protein FlgL, which produces MISRVSTPMIYRSFTGALQSNLQALLDLQRQLATGNVYSKLSDNPAAISKMLDLQSTITSTETYVATQNTAISMLKLSETAIDSAINTVQEIRTLVIQAGDGGLDATALEAIAVQIEALEDELLNTLNTQVAGKYLFGGTDTTTPPFVRDANGNVRYTGSDERMRYMIEQGVLGDVSFTGAEILPSDSNSYFICSEYVPLDWSWTGREEKVQITVGDRTLSVFIPEEWIDEVTTGTTKPTDYNQFRDPDEVSGLSLDDLATLVNRALTEQGADMLVKAKVEKNYDSGQQRLLFESVTGEPIYVTGWPTTDYIAMPQTVTGETILGIPNWNSTTNPSSGNGLMGSVSTLGWKGTAAGGTISISLSGGAPQNFTLSNYNSITDLVSDINSKIATSNGEPFAAVESGRLVLHSDMDTIAVTGTAQGMTELFGPAYAGGINSSTSSLSIQIGDNHPIKVYINAGDNLTTIADRINAIEGVYARTSADGDQLVVVAQRIGNLPEDPLDVDAATENVHYPSLIIRGEGEALVLFDFTTSTDPNTGVVTGEIASEAETRQVDHSHMDVFDYLGMETALKSVQFKQGQTLNVTSELHWRVMSGSRVFDIKLPPGQYTMEQLADRLKNAGAGWLEVTVDVSRTSQLNMDDTEDGLGTSYNFEEATSRLVIRSTEGQPVVFMDMNASRYAEEMGLSLALRTDPDMGVDNIVLPGAPCVDDNLPAMVRVQKTCGMAFDIRLVPSEIKNADGTISRVKVMQQIADQTNAQAGYEMLKVVIPVDANGKALPDSASLVSVTGEPFEVVDLPISDPNWNTYTAGIAAQMGIHGGITSLLPVTDDEPMGVTGAIRFETTGGRSVVIDVVATDTAKDIMDRLRNQAGDWLYVNYFDPRMGSINGQQGDNPIVAIAAKDGSAVNVIDVTGTVAQDKLMMETGIQGDKTFFDVNGDLDLTVWNIPVGTPSTGLTFSITVDGYTHTIDLTSMRDINNNGVMDAEDLVATINSRMQDYDVKAELNEDGMFVLWSPRGYRIEIGGPNAPAATDVSNFFTGTAATTNQYRGGYDLDNPLNNNASIPDRVSPTNSNYMQNVTTRSGSNVTKQNFFGVLDNIAAAIRSENRDGLLDKLLPQIDSFLDSLLRIQSTNGALQVRYESNIERMELDEITLSETYQNLAKVDITQITTELMLAQTLYQATLGVIAQIVQPTLLDFLR